A genomic segment from Stappia indica encodes:
- a CDS encoding efflux RND transporter periplasmic adaptor subunit, with product MSYRSLPAIGTAIVALALAGGVAYLSWSDAPALLASATSTVTASPATASPGAAATGQRRGVAVETARVGVRDVVEDIRAFGTLVANESVVISPEIAGRVARIGFAEGQAVKAGDLLIELDSQILRAELDKAKSEVSLAEANFERARKLAEQGSGTLRARDETSQGYVAARANLSLAEARLAKTSIAAPFSGIVGFRNISVGAYVSPGDRIVELASVDPLKVEFRVSETYLSNLRVGLPVTVTVDALPGETITGKITAIDPIVDVSGRAIRLRAELPNPDGRLSPGLFARIRIVIEERSEAMVVPEAAVFRDDGKLFVYRLEDGKAVKTPIEIGLRSPGDVEIRSGLASGAVVITAGQLLLRDGAAVEVVDGPAGG from the coding sequence ATGAGCTACCGGAGCCTGCCCGCCATCGGAACCGCCATCGTCGCGTTGGCGCTCGCTGGCGGCGTCGCCTATCTCAGCTGGTCGGACGCACCGGCCCTGCTGGCCTCGGCAACATCCACCGTCACCGCGTCACCTGCCACCGCCTCTCCCGGTGCGGCAGCCACCGGCCAGCGCCGCGGCGTCGCCGTGGAAACGGCGCGGGTCGGCGTGCGCGACGTGGTTGAGGACATCCGCGCCTTCGGTACGCTGGTCGCCAACGAGTCCGTCGTCATCTCGCCGGAAATCGCCGGCCGTGTCGCCCGCATCGGCTTTGCCGAAGGGCAGGCGGTGAAGGCGGGCGATCTCCTGATCGAACTGGATTCCCAGATCCTGCGCGCCGAGCTCGACAAGGCCAAGTCGGAAGTCTCCCTCGCCGAGGCCAATTTCGAGCGCGCCCGCAAGCTCGCGGAGCAGGGCAGCGGCACCTTGCGCGCCCGCGACGAGACCTCGCAGGGCTACGTCGCCGCCCGGGCCAACCTGTCGCTGGCCGAGGCGCGTCTTGCCAAGACCTCGATCGCCGCGCCCTTTTCCGGCATCGTCGGCTTCCGCAATATCAGCGTCGGCGCCTATGTCAGCCCCGGCGACCGCATCGTCGAGCTCGCCAGCGTCGATCCGCTGAAGGTCGAGTTCCGCGTCTCCGAGACCTACCTGTCCAACCTGCGGGTCGGCCTGCCGGTGACCGTCACCGTCGATGCGCTGCCCGGCGAGACGATCACCGGCAAGATCACCGCCATCGACCCCATCGTCGACGTGTCTGGCCGCGCCATCCGCCTGCGCGCCGAGCTGCCCAATCCGGACGGACGCCTGTCGCCCGGCCTCTTCGCCCGCATCCGCATCGTCATCGAGGAGCGGAGCGAGGCGATGGTCGTGCCGGAAGCGGCCGTCTTCCGCGACGACGGCAAGCTCTTCGTCTACCGGCTGGAGGACGGCAAGGCGGTGAAGACCCCCATCGAGATCGGCCTGCGCAGCCCCGGCGACGTCGAGATCCGCTCCGGCCTTGCCTCCGGCGCGGTGGTCATCACCGCCGGCCAGCTGCTGCTGCGCGACGGCGCCGCGGTCGAGGTGGTCGACGGTCCGGCCGGGGGCTGA